A section of the Caldivirga sp. genome encodes:
- a CDS encoding 50S ribosomal protein L37ae: MPFSHTKIVGPTGRFGARYGMGIRRKVLQIEVKQRGMHRCPQCRSLVRLKRLAFGIWQCPKCGFTFAGGAYIPQTIMGKTTTPEELKAPERQKQIWKESVKQRASE, translated from the coding sequence GTGCCATTCAGCCACACTAAGATAGTTGGGCCAACCGGCAGATTCGGTGCCAGGTATGGAATGGGGATTAGGAGGAAGGTGCTTCAAATTGAGGTTAAGCAGAGGGGGATGCATAGGTGCCCGCAATGCAGATCGCTGGTTAGGCTTAAGAGACTAGCCTTCGGTATTTGGCAATGCCCCAAGTGCGGCTTCACCTTCGCTGGTGGAGCATATATTCCCCAGACCATAATGGGTAAGACAACTACACCAGAGGAGCTTAAGGCACCTGAGAGGCAGAAGCAGATCTGGAAGGAATCAGTTAAGCAGAGGGCTAGTGAGTAA